A genomic window from Schistocerca serialis cubense isolate TAMUIC-IGC-003099 chromosome 4, iqSchSeri2.2, whole genome shotgun sequence includes:
- the LOC126473649 gene encoding uncharacterized protein LOC126473649 isoform X1 has translation MTDVKRNGSGKIYCHLCRCYERYPRQVLWNISSSMHCYETRFGGKCAAEVTLPSANQKNNHCEEPRSCQPKQLASCEQPTGETGHHLRSRSHFWPQAGLVATTAEEKAPDSSSHPQPARTTRDAEETVSHLATGTPARKRKRLTAEEKLIEDNKAYYKLEMKNNKLRSSGYFVTSRSSFEMGHAFVKEAEVSPVNISKQYSGLVNCSGGHKNNYDQKNFEHKNIEQKNSSECVTKDNQGDESERCRLRSCRKPESDCSNSLDNIENSINHNESGVIDNDQGKSSACETKNNNLHKNSIDNKSTIRKTIDGGKETDSQCFTVNECKETEEKNDSSNKQASCESEEQRESKTESSGSGPSRTRIRLSELSLLSNEAENFMFGEPVKKVSSNESSDDECVALKLKIVKKSNNGDTKAKWKAKRAVGRKKGRRIYRKVHRKVKVTTRKSKNGITSRGRKRRLASVHQFDDSSLGSADACSVGSTSDANTLSGRHRKRRTHAEAFIHDNLDYYKFEIPGSRLRFQGSVLPQMNISETQGSETDSNYNKKSSENSHTCDSNKENSLNSSDSQLVQFNVKSLEAIRKGLNDKLNAENEVKNTPEAIVETGVKKEESSDKKNGNELATKDLSLDRLRFSFEAAPQGEPWYQTYQRQDTGNEIYLSCPIDTSFWKSFLLPYEMSPTELAAAAASSNLPSCTRSIDTPVSFRKKKKRFAHLLDKKPRKSPRCHASTLAILSSLMHFRKRKEPDKFKEDTPPVKDDGPSSSDDVVNEDVQNKDERSNTSFLGEMSTVEGPSELKKDFSELALNIDEMLESFPESSGSCISASPRNTNDNSEVKLRTPRSSRVICKKQSKSQREKFSKKLNQLPLRESDLIDIDHSVLASLATMSKDTIDCIPKAETCSRGGPTVDVVSLLSNITDCHCPGPPVSSKDCLRCGVDIFCPAMREMSCNSSECGASSTCDTIAYSDVPEGRQGIRGKRRKRKKNRTGWPVDKQKFRRKFYLRFKKSNENIPVQHSDNVHKHDGEDLCKPTESEVPLDVSINAGCSGSLGIDTEVQKYPDKAEKIEVPERWERIEDDGMHSTCTPLGNSVSKGDLVSSALVSSESSQSDKKTDKDPSENVPVTYNVRHEKHSRLLRTGSLDSSTCSELKPCVKVKRIPNLAEYQIVPTIKIGISNRRLRSASSSSLTYTPVTKMDFVDDSIKDDTVNNRRSCRKKRSKFSDSWDTWLTPNRR, from the coding sequence GTGCTGTGGAATATTAGTTCAAGCATGCATTGTTATGAGACAAGATTTGGTGGGAAGTGTGCAGCTGAGGTAACATTAccatcagcaaatcagaaaaataacCACTGTGAAGAACCTCGTAGCTGCCAGCCCAAACAGTTGGCTTCTTGTGAACAACCAACGGGAGAAACAGGACACCATCTGAGGTCTCGAAGCCATTTCTGGCCCCAGGCTGGTTTGGTCGCAACAACTGCTGAGGAAAAGGCTCCAGATTCAAGCTCACATCCGCAACCGGCAAGAACAACTAGGGATGCTGAAGAGACAGTGTCCCATCTGGCCACAGGTACACCTGCTCGTAAAAGAAAGCGTTTGACTGCTGAAGAAAAGCTAATTGAGGATAATAAAGCGTACTACAAGttggaaatgaaaaacaacaaacTTCGGTCAAGTGGTTACTTTGTCACAAGCAGAAGTTCTTTTGAAATGGGTCACGCTTTTGTCAAGGAGGCTGAAGTGTCGCCAGTGAACATTAGTAAACAATATTCTGGTTTGGTTAATTGTAGTGGTGGTCATAAAAATAATTATGATCAGAAAAACTTTGAGCATAAAAACATTGAACAAAAAAATTCCAGTGAATGTGTTACTAAGGACAATCAGGGAGATGAATCAGAAAGGTGCAGGCTACGAAGTTGTCGAAAACCTGAGAGTGATTGCAGTAACAGTCTTGATAATATTGAGAATAGCATTAATCATAATGAGTCTGGTGTCATTGATAATGATCAAGGCAAGAGTAGTGCATGTGAAACTAAAAATAACAACCTGCATAAAAATAGCATTGATAACAAGAGTACCATCCGCAAGACTATAGATGGTGGGAAAGAAACAGATTCCCAGTGTTTCACTGTGAATGAGTGTAAGGAGACTGAAGAGAAGAATGACAGCTCTAACAAGCAAGCCAGCTGTGAGTCTGAGGAACAGCGGGAATCGAAGACCGAAAGTTCTGGGAGTGGTCCAAGCCGAACAAGGATTCGGCTTTCAGAACTTTCCCTGTTGAGCAATGAAGCAGAGAATTTCATGTTTGGCGAGCCAGTGAAAAAGGTTTCATCAAATGAATCTTCAGATGATGAATGTGTGGCACTTAAACTGAAAATTGTCAAGAAAAGTAACAATGGTGACACAAAAGCAAAGTGGAAAGCAAAACGAGCTGTTGGTCGCAAAAAGGGACGTCGTATATACAGAAAAGTACACAGAAAAGTGAAAGTAACAACCAGAAAATCAAAAAATGGTATTACTTCTCGTGGTAGGAAACGACGCTTGGCTAGTGTGCACCAGTTTGATGACAGTTCTTTGGGATCAGCAGATGCATGCAGTGTTGGAAGTACTTCGGATGCAAATACACTTTCTGGGAGACACCGAAAGAGACGTACACATGCTGAAGCATTCATACATGACAATTTAGATTATTACAAGTTTGAAATACCTGGATCTCGGTTACGTTTCCAAGGTAGTGTGCTGCCTCAGATGAATATCAGCGAGACTCAGGGGTCAGAAACAGACAGTAACTATAATAAAAAGTCAAGTGAAAATAGTCACACATGTGATTCAAATAAAGAAAATAGCTTAAATTCATCAGATAGTCAGTTGGTGCAATTTAATGTAAAATCTCTGGAAGCAATAAGGAAAGGATTAAATGATAAATTGAATGCTGAGAATGAGGTAAAGAATACCCCTGAGGCAATCGTTGAAACAGGTGTTAAGAAAGAGGAGTCTAGTGACAAAAAGAATGGCAATGAATTAGCTACAAAGGATCTGTCTCTTGATAGACTGCGATTTTCTTTTGAAGCTGCGCCGCAGGGAGAGCCGTGGTACCAAACATATCAGAGACAAGATACTGGAAATGAGATTTATCTCTCGTGTCCAATTGACACATCATTCTGGAAATCTTTTCTGCTTCCGTATGAAATGTCCCCAACTGAATTAGCAGCTGCTGCAGCAAGTAGTAACCTTCCTTCTTGCACCAGATCAATTGACACACCAGTTTCTtttagaaagaagaagaaaagatttgCACATTTGCTAGATAAGAAACCTAGAAAGTCTCCGCGCTGTcatgcttctacattggctatactGTCAAGTCTTATGCATTTCAGAAAACGTAAAGAGCCAGACAAGTTCAAAGAGGATACACCACCAGTGAAAGATGATGGCCCATCATCATCTGATGATGTTGTTAATGAAGATGTGCAAAACAAAGATGAGCGATCAAATACTTCATTTTTGGGAGAAATGTCAACTGTTGAAGGTCCGTCGGAACTGAAGAAAGATTTTAGTGAGCTTGCTCTGAATATTGATGAAATGCTGGAATCTTTTCCAGAAAGCAGTGGAAGCTGTATCAGTGCTTCTCCAAGAAATACAAATGACAACAGTGAAGTGAAATTAAGAACACCTCGATCTAGTCGTGTCATTTGTAAGAAACAGAGCAAATCTCAGAGAGAAAAATTTTCTAAGAAATTAAATCAGCTGCCTTTAAGAGAGTCAGATCTAATTGATATTGATCATTCTGTGTTGGCCAGTTTAGCAACAATGTCAAAAGATACCATAGACTGCATTCCAAAGGCTGAAACTTGTAGTAGAGGTGGTCCAACAGTGGATGTAGTTTCATTACTCAGTAACATTACTGACTGCCACTGTCCAGGTCCCCCTGTAAGTAGCAAGGATTGCCTCAGGTGTGGTGTAGACATATTTTGTCCAGCCATGAGAGAGATGTCATGTAACAGTTCTGAATGTGGCGCCTCATCTACATGTGATACAATTGCGTATTCTGATGTTCCAGAAGGAAGACAGGGTATCCGTGGCAAGCGGAGAAAGAGGAAAAAGAATCGGACAGGGTGGCCTGTGGACAAACAAAAGTTTAGGAGGAAATTCTATTTGAGGTTTAAAAAGAGCAATGAAAATATCCCTGTGCAACATTCTGATAATGTTCACAAGCATGACGGGGAAGATTTGTGCAAGCCTACAGAATCTGAAGTTCCATTAGATGTCAGTATTAATGCAGGTTGTTCTGGTAGCTTAGGCATAGACACTGAAGTGCAAAAATATCCTGACAAAGCTGAAAAGATTGAAGTTCCAGAACGCTGGGAGAGGATAGAGGACGACGGTATGCATAGCACATGTACCCCACTGGGTAACTCAGTTTCAAAGGGTGATTTAGTTAGTTCTGCTTTGGTGTCCAGTGAATCCAGCCAATCTGATAAAAAAACTGATAAAGATCCTTCAGAAAATGTTCCTGTTACATATAATGTGAGGCATGAAAAACATAGCAGACTTCTACGAACTGGAAGTTTAGACTCCAGCACTTGTTCAGAGCTAAAACCGTGTGTAAAAGTCAAAAGAATTCCTAATCTTGCTGAATATCAGATAGTACctacaattaaaattggtatatCTAACAGGCGGCTACGCAGTGCCTCTTCCTCATCGTTAACATATACTCCTGTTACAAAAATGGATTTTGTAGATGACAGTATCAAAGATGATACTGTTAATAACAGAAGATCGTGCCGGAAAAAGAGATCAAAATTTTCAGATAGTTGGGACACTTGGTTGACTCCTAATCGTAGATGA
- the LOC126473649 gene encoding uncharacterized protein LOC126473649 isoform X2 gives MHCYETRFGGKCAAEVTLPSANQKNNHCEEPRSCQPKQLASCEQPTGETGHHLRSRSHFWPQAGLVATTAEEKAPDSSSHPQPARTTRDAEETVSHLATGTPARKRKRLTAEEKLIEDNKAYYKLEMKNNKLRSSGYFVTSRSSFEMGHAFVKEAEVSPVNISKQYSGLVNCSGGHKNNYDQKNFEHKNIEQKNSSECVTKDNQGDESERCRLRSCRKPESDCSNSLDNIENSINHNESGVIDNDQGKSSACETKNNNLHKNSIDNKSTIRKTIDGGKETDSQCFTVNECKETEEKNDSSNKQASCESEEQRESKTESSGSGPSRTRIRLSELSLLSNEAENFMFGEPVKKVSSNESSDDECVALKLKIVKKSNNGDTKAKWKAKRAVGRKKGRRIYRKVHRKVKVTTRKSKNGITSRGRKRRLASVHQFDDSSLGSADACSVGSTSDANTLSGRHRKRRTHAEAFIHDNLDYYKFEIPGSRLRFQGSVLPQMNISETQGSETDSNYNKKSSENSHTCDSNKENSLNSSDSQLVQFNVKSLEAIRKGLNDKLNAENEVKNTPEAIVETGVKKEESSDKKNGNELATKDLSLDRLRFSFEAAPQGEPWYQTYQRQDTGNEIYLSCPIDTSFWKSFLLPYEMSPTELAAAAASSNLPSCTRSIDTPVSFRKKKKRFAHLLDKKPRKSPRCHASTLAILSSLMHFRKRKEPDKFKEDTPPVKDDGPSSSDDVVNEDVQNKDERSNTSFLGEMSTVEGPSELKKDFSELALNIDEMLESFPESSGSCISASPRNTNDNSEVKLRTPRSSRVICKKQSKSQREKFSKKLNQLPLRESDLIDIDHSVLASLATMSKDTIDCIPKAETCSRGGPTVDVVSLLSNITDCHCPGPPVSSKDCLRCGVDIFCPAMREMSCNSSECGASSTCDTIAYSDVPEGRQGIRGKRRKRKKNRTGWPVDKQKFRRKFYLRFKKSNENIPVQHSDNVHKHDGEDLCKPTESEVPLDVSINAGCSGSLGIDTEVQKYPDKAEKIEVPERWERIEDDGMHSTCTPLGNSVSKGDLVSSALVSSESSQSDKKTDKDPSENVPVTYNVRHEKHSRLLRTGSLDSSTCSELKPCVKVKRIPNLAEYQIVPTIKIGISNRRLRSASSSSLTYTPVTKMDFVDDSIKDDTVNNRRSCRKKRSKFSDSWDTWLTPNRR, from the coding sequence ATGCATTGTTATGAGACAAGATTTGGTGGGAAGTGTGCAGCTGAGGTAACATTAccatcagcaaatcagaaaaataacCACTGTGAAGAACCTCGTAGCTGCCAGCCCAAACAGTTGGCTTCTTGTGAACAACCAACGGGAGAAACAGGACACCATCTGAGGTCTCGAAGCCATTTCTGGCCCCAGGCTGGTTTGGTCGCAACAACTGCTGAGGAAAAGGCTCCAGATTCAAGCTCACATCCGCAACCGGCAAGAACAACTAGGGATGCTGAAGAGACAGTGTCCCATCTGGCCACAGGTACACCTGCTCGTAAAAGAAAGCGTTTGACTGCTGAAGAAAAGCTAATTGAGGATAATAAAGCGTACTACAAGttggaaatgaaaaacaacaaacTTCGGTCAAGTGGTTACTTTGTCACAAGCAGAAGTTCTTTTGAAATGGGTCACGCTTTTGTCAAGGAGGCTGAAGTGTCGCCAGTGAACATTAGTAAACAATATTCTGGTTTGGTTAATTGTAGTGGTGGTCATAAAAATAATTATGATCAGAAAAACTTTGAGCATAAAAACATTGAACAAAAAAATTCCAGTGAATGTGTTACTAAGGACAATCAGGGAGATGAATCAGAAAGGTGCAGGCTACGAAGTTGTCGAAAACCTGAGAGTGATTGCAGTAACAGTCTTGATAATATTGAGAATAGCATTAATCATAATGAGTCTGGTGTCATTGATAATGATCAAGGCAAGAGTAGTGCATGTGAAACTAAAAATAACAACCTGCATAAAAATAGCATTGATAACAAGAGTACCATCCGCAAGACTATAGATGGTGGGAAAGAAACAGATTCCCAGTGTTTCACTGTGAATGAGTGTAAGGAGACTGAAGAGAAGAATGACAGCTCTAACAAGCAAGCCAGCTGTGAGTCTGAGGAACAGCGGGAATCGAAGACCGAAAGTTCTGGGAGTGGTCCAAGCCGAACAAGGATTCGGCTTTCAGAACTTTCCCTGTTGAGCAATGAAGCAGAGAATTTCATGTTTGGCGAGCCAGTGAAAAAGGTTTCATCAAATGAATCTTCAGATGATGAATGTGTGGCACTTAAACTGAAAATTGTCAAGAAAAGTAACAATGGTGACACAAAAGCAAAGTGGAAAGCAAAACGAGCTGTTGGTCGCAAAAAGGGACGTCGTATATACAGAAAAGTACACAGAAAAGTGAAAGTAACAACCAGAAAATCAAAAAATGGTATTACTTCTCGTGGTAGGAAACGACGCTTGGCTAGTGTGCACCAGTTTGATGACAGTTCTTTGGGATCAGCAGATGCATGCAGTGTTGGAAGTACTTCGGATGCAAATACACTTTCTGGGAGACACCGAAAGAGACGTACACATGCTGAAGCATTCATACATGACAATTTAGATTATTACAAGTTTGAAATACCTGGATCTCGGTTACGTTTCCAAGGTAGTGTGCTGCCTCAGATGAATATCAGCGAGACTCAGGGGTCAGAAACAGACAGTAACTATAATAAAAAGTCAAGTGAAAATAGTCACACATGTGATTCAAATAAAGAAAATAGCTTAAATTCATCAGATAGTCAGTTGGTGCAATTTAATGTAAAATCTCTGGAAGCAATAAGGAAAGGATTAAATGATAAATTGAATGCTGAGAATGAGGTAAAGAATACCCCTGAGGCAATCGTTGAAACAGGTGTTAAGAAAGAGGAGTCTAGTGACAAAAAGAATGGCAATGAATTAGCTACAAAGGATCTGTCTCTTGATAGACTGCGATTTTCTTTTGAAGCTGCGCCGCAGGGAGAGCCGTGGTACCAAACATATCAGAGACAAGATACTGGAAATGAGATTTATCTCTCGTGTCCAATTGACACATCATTCTGGAAATCTTTTCTGCTTCCGTATGAAATGTCCCCAACTGAATTAGCAGCTGCTGCAGCAAGTAGTAACCTTCCTTCTTGCACCAGATCAATTGACACACCAGTTTCTtttagaaagaagaagaaaagatttgCACATTTGCTAGATAAGAAACCTAGAAAGTCTCCGCGCTGTcatgcttctacattggctatactGTCAAGTCTTATGCATTTCAGAAAACGTAAAGAGCCAGACAAGTTCAAAGAGGATACACCACCAGTGAAAGATGATGGCCCATCATCATCTGATGATGTTGTTAATGAAGATGTGCAAAACAAAGATGAGCGATCAAATACTTCATTTTTGGGAGAAATGTCAACTGTTGAAGGTCCGTCGGAACTGAAGAAAGATTTTAGTGAGCTTGCTCTGAATATTGATGAAATGCTGGAATCTTTTCCAGAAAGCAGTGGAAGCTGTATCAGTGCTTCTCCAAGAAATACAAATGACAACAGTGAAGTGAAATTAAGAACACCTCGATCTAGTCGTGTCATTTGTAAGAAACAGAGCAAATCTCAGAGAGAAAAATTTTCTAAGAAATTAAATCAGCTGCCTTTAAGAGAGTCAGATCTAATTGATATTGATCATTCTGTGTTGGCCAGTTTAGCAACAATGTCAAAAGATACCATAGACTGCATTCCAAAGGCTGAAACTTGTAGTAGAGGTGGTCCAACAGTGGATGTAGTTTCATTACTCAGTAACATTACTGACTGCCACTGTCCAGGTCCCCCTGTAAGTAGCAAGGATTGCCTCAGGTGTGGTGTAGACATATTTTGTCCAGCCATGAGAGAGATGTCATGTAACAGTTCTGAATGTGGCGCCTCATCTACATGTGATACAATTGCGTATTCTGATGTTCCAGAAGGAAGACAGGGTATCCGTGGCAAGCGGAGAAAGAGGAAAAAGAATCGGACAGGGTGGCCTGTGGACAAACAAAAGTTTAGGAGGAAATTCTATTTGAGGTTTAAAAAGAGCAATGAAAATATCCCTGTGCAACATTCTGATAATGTTCACAAGCATGACGGGGAAGATTTGTGCAAGCCTACAGAATCTGAAGTTCCATTAGATGTCAGTATTAATGCAGGTTGTTCTGGTAGCTTAGGCATAGACACTGAAGTGCAAAAATATCCTGACAAAGCTGAAAAGATTGAAGTTCCAGAACGCTGGGAGAGGATAGAGGACGACGGTATGCATAGCACATGTACCCCACTGGGTAACTCAGTTTCAAAGGGTGATTTAGTTAGTTCTGCTTTGGTGTCCAGTGAATCCAGCCAATCTGATAAAAAAACTGATAAAGATCCTTCAGAAAATGTTCCTGTTACATATAATGTGAGGCATGAAAAACATAGCAGACTTCTACGAACTGGAAGTTTAGACTCCAGCACTTGTTCAGAGCTAAAACCGTGTGTAAAAGTCAAAAGAATTCCTAATCTTGCTGAATATCAGATAGTACctacaattaaaattggtatatCTAACAGGCGGCTACGCAGTGCCTCTTCCTCATCGTTAACATATACTCCTGTTACAAAAATGGATTTTGTAGATGACAGTATCAAAGATGATACTGTTAATAACAGAAGATCGTGCCGGAAAAAGAGATCAAAATTTTCAGATAGTTGGGACACTTGGTTGACTCCTAATCGTAGATGA